GCTTCTTCCACTGCAATGGTCATTACATATCAATGTGTTGCAGCATTCTTCATGTTCTTAGCTCAAGGAGCATTCTGGGGTCTGGTTGTTGACACACTTCCTACGAAAATAATGGCTGCAGGCTCATCTACTGTTAACTGTTTCGGATCAATTGCAGGATTTATCGCCCCGTTTTTAATGGGATATATGATTGAAAGCAGCGGTGGTTCTTACAATTCATCTTTCATATTAATGATTGTAGCAATTATTGTAGCAGCAATTATTGCCCTTACGATTGGCAATAATACCGAAAAAGAAAATTCATTGAATTCAGAAACAATAGTAGAAGCTTAATTTGAATTGCAAATACATCAGTAAGTAAATGGGTTCATTCATCTATGCTGAGAATAGCAATATAATATAAATGATGTTTTTTAACATGGTAATAGCAGTATATTTACAAACCCCTTGATAAGCGGCTGTCAGATGGCAGGCGCTTTTTTTTCAGATATTGGGTAAGAAAGAAGAAAAAAGTGTTGTAATTTTCAGAAAAGTAATTAAAATTAAAAAGGAACACCGTTGCTTATTAGGTAACAGGAAGGGTGTGAATAAACGAAATAAATTAAATCATTTAAAAGGGAGTTTGAATGAATGAAAGTAAATTTAAAACCAAGCAATGTTAGTTCATTAACAAAGGTACTTGCAGTAGCTACGCAAAATCAATTTGCTGTCGGTTCGTTTACTCCTAGAGCTACAAAGATGGTAACTCCTATACTTAGAGCGGCCCAAGAAAAGAAATCTGCGGTTATTGTTCAAACTTCTGAGAGAGAGCAGGAACGATACGGAATTAATTTAGCGGAATTTAGCCGAGAGTTTTATCGTGTGATCCAAGAGGAGAATATTACGATCCCTGCCGTGTTACATTTAGATCATACGAAGGATTTCAATGTAATTGCTGAAGCCATCGAAGTTGGTTTTACATCGGTTATGATTGATGCATCAGAGCAACCATTCAAGAAAAATATTGAGATAACAAAAAAGGTTGTTGAGTATGCACATTCAAGAGGCGTAACTGTTGAAGCTGAATTAGGCAAGATAGGGACAACCGACTTTATTGAAACCGACGTTGATGAAGAGCTATTTACAGAGCCTAAAGAAGCAAAACAGTTTGTTGAAGAGACCGGTATTGATGCATTGGCGGTTTCTGTCGGAACTTCACATGGTGTTTATCTTGTTAAAAATCCAAGAATTGATATTGAGCGTTTAATAGAAATTCGTGCATTAACATCTGTACCTTTAGTGTTACATGGTGGTTCAGGCACTCCTTCAGAGATGATTAGGAATGCAATTCAAATTCCTAATGGCGGAATTAGTAAAGTGAATATTGCAACAGATATAGAACATATGATGATAAAAACTCTTAATCGAGAAAATCATGTTACAGAAAAAGAGTGGTCGGAACTACCAACTGAAACATTAACTTTAGTCCAAAACGCAGTTCAGAACGTAGTAAAAGAAAAAATTGAAAACTTTTTAATAAGTAGCGATAGCGCTTCTTATTATATTTAAGAAGTAATATTATACTAACTTTGAACTATACCCCCTTATTTTAGTCACATAAGATAAACTCTTTAACCACATAATGGATGGCTATACTAATTATCGTCGAAGATAACTTTTTTAGGTAATAGGAGGAAAAATAATATGTCTATAGAAAGGTCTAGTTTAGTAACCTTTGCAGGTAATCCAGTTACGTTGATTGGGAGTGAAATTCGTGTTGGTGATAAAGCGCCAAATTTTGAAGTATTAGCAAACGATCTCTCAAATGTTACACTTGAAGATTCAAAAGGGAAAGTCCGCCTTATTTCATGTGTTCCCTCACTTGATACAGGAGTATGTGACGCACAAACACGGAAATTTAACCAATTAGCTAGCAATCTAG
This sequence is a window from Brevibacillus sp. JNUCC-41. Protein-coding genes within it:
- a CDS encoding class II fructose-bisphosphate aldolase; the protein is MKVNLKPSNVSSLTKVLAVATQNQFAVGSFTPRATKMVTPILRAAQEKKSAVIVQTSEREQERYGINLAEFSREFYRVIQEENITIPAVLHLDHTKDFNVIAEAIEVGFTSVMIDASEQPFKKNIEITKKVVEYAHSRGVTVEAELGKIGTTDFIETDVDEELFTEPKEAKQFVEETGIDALAVSVGTSHGVYLVKNPRIDIERLIEIRALTSVPLVLHGGSGTPSEMIRNAIQIPNGGISKVNIATDIEHMMIKTLNRENHVTEKEWSELPTETLTLVQNAVQNVVKEKIENFLISSDSASYYI